One Seriola aureovittata isolate HTS-2021-v1 ecotype China chromosome 3, ASM2101889v1, whole genome shotgun sequence genomic window, GGAATAAAGTGCTTGTGCGCTGTTTGAGGCTGCTGAAGCCTTATTCAAGGAAGGGTGTCactgatgatgacgatgatgatgaggatgaggaagatgacTCCGGAGCAAGAAGAGGAGCTTTCCCTCAAGAGCCGCGAATCATGGAGAAGGATGTGCTGTCACAAGCCTATCACATCGGTACGGTGCATCAATGCCTTCTTTCGAAAAACAGGAAATCCAGGAAAATGTGGAAAAGTGATTAGATTTAAAAGTTGTCAAGTCTTTGTAAATTTGATTTTGTCAGTGGCAGAAACAAGCACATGGGGTTATCCACCAGGTTGTCCACCGCAGTCCAGAAATGCaaaagtgacacattttccaGAGTGCTCCAGATTATTGCAGATGAAATGTAGATGTTGTTGAGGAAACTCTTCTCATGTTTTTCACCCGTGACTTAATGCTTAAAATCAGCGCTTAATCCTCAAATCCATGGTTTCTATTCAGATCCGATGTTCGAAAGGACAGAGCCAACAAACAAAATTAGCATTGTCCAAGAAGTTATGGATTACACTCTAATTATGCAAATAACTTTTCTAACCTCCAAATGATTATTGCatcaattctttttttgttgtcatgcaGTGTTATCCTCTGGCACAAAGGGAATCCCCAAGACTGGTATCGGGTACAAGATGAACGTTGGTAAACTGGAGTCTCGTATGCTCTGCCGAAGACTGGAGAGGGAGGGTTTAATTAAGGTAAGCTTCAGGCTGTAAACAgtgttttccacatttttttctatattggaaacaaaaaaataactaaatttACTCCTTAGCAAAAAGACTTTTTAGTTCACAATGGTCCATTTGTTtgttgacttttatttatttttttatcctcaaaaatgattttacagTGTGGATGTTCTTACAGGCAAAAACatcagattgtttttttatattttggtaaaaactaaaaatacactGTTCCAAATTATTatccagaaaacaaaaagttaaaaaggtcataaagaaCCTGAAACTGAAATCCGTTGTAATTGTTACACGaacagatcatttaaaaaaaaaaacaaataaacattaaaaacaaaacagcagcggTCAACCACCCGAAAGAAAAGCCTTCCTCTTTGATTCGCTGTGATGAACCCCCCCATCTGATGTTCATGTTACCCCTCAGGATGGATTGTAATCACGTTGGTGGTCCCTGAACgtttcatctagcaccatcatctgGTCAAAATTTCAGTCTATTGATTCAACCTTCAGGGCTATTTGATTACATACCATTTTATTatgatgtaaatgtgtttcagttttatgtgtgtgatgtctttCACCCTGCAGGGGTTCATGGAGGATGAGGGTCGGCAGAGGACTACAAAATACATCAGCCATAAGTGTGTATCTATAAATGAGAATATATTTCTAAATTCTTATTTTAACACCTCATTATATCAGATACTATAGAATCAATATTATTGTTCTGCTCACTTCTCTCGACAGGTCTGTGGGTGTGAGCGATCAGCTCCAGCTGTTTGCTAAGGAGCAGGAACGCAAGAAACTCCTCTACTCGTCTGCACCACGAGCATCACATGCTGCACCTGCCACCCCTGAAACGCCATCATCCTCAAAGTCGACAGCGTCAAAAAAGATTCGGAAAGCAGGTGGAGAAGGAGACAAAGGTGCCATGGAGGGTGGGCAGACATGTAGTGATGAAGGGTTGGATGGAGGCAGAGGTAAAGTAAGAGGAAAGTCAGGAGCAAGAGGAAAGACGACAGGGAGGAAAGGCAGTGAGACACAGACCGACCAAGTACAACCTACACCGGGTAAATGTGAGTCCTCATTAACCCTGTGCACATTTCACAACAGATATTATTTAAAAAGGACTGTGTTAGCCAAAATCTAAACTCTCATAATTATCCCAACTTCTCATAATGAAAGAGCTGGTTTAATTACAGCTCTTTATGTTGTTTcaccctctttctttttttaaattcctgtcATCCTTCAGGTGAAACCTCGGCATGCAGTGAATCCAACACCAGTGTGGCACCTGACGTTCTCAACACAGGTAAATTGCCTGAACTGCTACACGTCATTCACAGCCAACAAAAGTGTTGCTAAGAGGTATTTTACCTCTCATGACTCGCCCTTGCAGCATCGTTTCATACTTTCTTTGACATGATAcggtattttttttatgtattccTCCTTATTCTGTTTAATCACAGTTATTGTCTCTTCTGTCAGAGCAAGCTGCAACTGAGGAAGGAGAACAATCCAACTTGACTCCTGCCAGTTCTTTACCTCAGAGCGCGGCATCGCCCAGTCACCCAGCAGACAACAACATTGTGGTTGTTAAAGATGTTTGTGAGGGGCAGGTCAGTCTGATGAGTTGCTTTCActagtttgttttttccagctAGAACTCGATGTTCTGGCTCTGGCTTTTTAGTACGAggactttttgactttttgaattTATGTCTTGTGTCAGTATCTCAACATCTGGATTGGTacaaacttttatttagttttatattttatcatgtgTATATGTATAGATAGAAAAGGTAATTAACGAATTTCGTCAGCAGATCGTAATGATTTTTCAATAACCTGCATTTTCTCATCTAAAATCATAATTCAATCAACAGTTCTTCAAGAAAACGAGACATTTGTAtctgaaaatgttcatgtgttcaCGTATGGGATTCACCCTGAAACGTCTTGGTCTTGATACAGCGAACTGTCACTAAGCTGCACTTTTGCGGGGGCTGAAGGCTTCAGTTAAATTTTAAACCAGCTTTGAAGAACCAGATAATCCAGATTTATGTCAAACCATCAACGATCTAATCTGGATCAGTTATCCACATATGAAGAATGGGGCCCAAATTGAAGGTAATCTGTTTGAGATGGGTAGATGAAAGTAACGgctctctccacctccttcagAGCCCCAGTccaaaaaaacccagaaagTCTTTGGAGAGGTCTCATGAGACGTACCGCCTGCTGAAGAGGAAGAACCTGATCGTCGAGGCCGTGCGCAACTTCAAAATCATAGAGGGTCTTTTCCCGTCAGTTTGTCTCAAATGTTCTATCAGTTTATTCCAAAGCATTTTATCGTACAAtagaaaaggaaacaagaaaaccCGTCAACATGCTGTCTTTCTCCAGCTTACAGAAGATGATCAATGACGAAGAAAAGCAGGATGGAGTCAGCTCAAAGTGCTGCAAGAAAACTATTTTACGTCTCGTCCACGGTCTGTCCAGAGAAGGCTTGCTTAAGATTTACACGACCACTGTCATACAGGACGGGATCACCAAGAAGGTACGAGCACACGCCACACGCCACGCCACACCTTGATGGTCATTTCCATACCTGACTCCatatcttttctctttcattacATCCACTCCCTGTGgtaaaataaacttaatttaacTACTCAGTCAGATTATTTTTAGCAGAGACAATTGCACAGAGTGGAGACTAGAAAAGAAATAATACGTTTTATATTActacccccacccctcacctcctctgtctgtctgacgtTCTTGCACATGCAGGTTGAGATGGTGGTTCATCCGTCCATTCAGCCCAATGATGACATAGTGCACAGAGTTATCGAGCAGGTCCGTTTCAAAATCTCCAGCTCTTACTCGGCCGTACGGTGAgtgtaaactaaatatttttaaacaagTCAGTGAGGAATCCAGAATGTCTGAGTAGTATACTGTATCTTAGCTCGTTCCCACTGTCTGACTCCTGAGACTTTACCTCATTTTATCAGTTTCTCAGTGTAACTGTGTACTGCATACTCAACCCTGACTTATTATTGCTCTGTTTATAACCATGGGACATGTCCTGTAGCCTGTTTCTTGATCCAgcctcttgtttttcctctgctgtgccTCAGTCTGCAGCACGCTGAAGAGAAATTGAGAGAACAAGAATCAGAGTCTGAAGAGGCGAGCACAGGCTCAAATAGCAAGGCTGACAAGAGGAGAGCAATCCTTAAAAACGAGGAGTTCAAGCCCACTACAGGTTCTGTTTGATTGTATACCACAGAGTACAAAGGGGAGGACTGAATGACTGTATATTCATTGATaggtttttcttcctcctctaatTATGTGTCACTTAtccattgttttgttcttggtcttctgcctctctctggtTTTATAGTTCGAGGATTGGGTAAGACTTTTGGCTTCCAGCCTAAGATGCATCGTCTGCGTGTTGTTCACAACTTCTTGTGGTACTTGATGTACGGACACCCACTCAGACACAACTCCACCAGCTCTGACTCAACCGGCGAAACGCCAGCAAACTTGTGCAGCTCTGATCCTGAAGCCAAACACCAAGACAAGCATGAAAAACAGGatctgaaagacacacaaaactccacaaacacagaccGACAGACACAGTTGCCTAAAAAAGCTGCCGCCAGCTCTGAGAAGCCACAAATTGCAGATTCAGCTGTGTCTAAATTGGACGAGACATcaggtgatgaagaggaggagcagacgGATGAATCACCACCTGGTCGCTCTCAGTCTGACCTGAAAGGTGAGAGCATCATGAGTGGAGCTATGTATGTGTAGTAGCAAGTATTAGTGAATGTGGGTACAgtagttattttaattattgagaCAAAAATTGCTCTTTCAGAGTTTCCTATCTACACGCTTTGGTTTTTCTGTaatcttctgtctgtctctgatagTTTACACTGATGAAGAGTCGTGGAAGAAGTTCATTCCTCCTGTTCGTGCACACAAAGAGTTTAGTGGCGGCTGGGCGATGGTGGGCgacctgctcctctgtctgcctctctccatcttcattCAGGTCATACAGATCAACTATAAGGTGAGCTCATGTTTCgttctgtttttaaaacaatgttaCGCAGTTATTTCACTTTACTTTTCTGTATAGTAGTTGTGTCTGAAGAATTACGTTGACATGGTGTTACTTTGCATCAAATAattaactgtaaatatataaaacaccttTTTCAAGCATTTGATTTGAAAGAAAgctttaaattttaatattacatttatataattaCTCTGTCGTCTCAATCTGCCTCATGAAGgaactctgcagctgctgcggTACCATTGTAAACGTTATACATACtttcacatttgattttattgttgaaaaCCTGCGCGGAACAAGGGAAGAGTGAATCCAAAGAGTTATAATGTCTTTGTGGCCGACAGccgaaaaaacaaacatgatttgACATGTTCTTActggaaaaacaagaaataataGTCATGttgttgacagaaaataaacagattttctgcttttccctgttttatatcattataatgAGATATGAGATATTGTTGATGGCCCATTTCTTGTAGAAACTTGTAATGCATGAGGATGCACGACATAAAAACACTCGTGTCCGCAGGTGGATGGACTGGAGGAATATCTCAACGACCCTGTGAAGCAACACCATCTTGTTAGATCGCTGCCCGCCAGAATGAGAAGACAGCTGCTTTATAAACGGTGACTTTCTTTCTCCTTCGCTCTCTCTATAACGCATCATAACTGTGATTCTGAACTCAGTGTTTATGGGCTCTTCATACCAGGAAATACCTGTTCTCATTTCATGAGAACCTGCAGAAGTTGGTCTACATGGgtctgctgcagtttggtcCTTTGGAGAAGTTTAAGGAGAAAGATCAGGTACGCAGTCTGtcagtgcaaacacaaacacaaacagagaggatTAAGAatagatcatcatcatcatcgtacTGCTGCTCTGATCCTCTAATAGACCACTGACTTGTATTTGGCTTTTATTCACCGTTTACATTCAAACATACAAATATCAATATCTGTAAATGTGTCTATACACAATTTAGAATATTTATAGCGTGTGCTTTGAATAAAGCATGAACGTTTTAATTGAATTCTCCATTCATATCTTTATATAAAGGTGTTTGTGTACCTGAAACGTCACGCCACCATCGTTGACACCACCAACGCTGAACCTCACTACTGGCTGGTCACAGAGTTATCTGACAAACCGTTCGAGAGGCGCCAGTACACATTCAACACTCATGAGGATGTTGAAAACTACTGGTTCGACCTGATGTGTGTCTGCCTCAATACACCACTGGgtacatgcgcacacacacacacacacacacacatttataaaagCAGAATCACTCACAGCGCTGGCAACCATATGGAAAAATATAATGTCACCTTTGTAAGacgtgtctgtctctttgtttgtttgttttttagggGTAATCCGTAGTAAGAGAAACGTGATAGATGACGACTCTGCTCCTTCTTTTGTGCAAGACCGCAACGTGTTTGTAGGAATGGCAAACCTGCTAAAGTAAGTGCAGTGAGACTTTTTctacttttcctcttttccgctttgtttttcttttttttcaggtttaaaATAATAGTGAACTCAAGGAACATGAAATTTAAGTTTTTCCTTCTATGCTAAACTTTACAAATGCAGATCACCACCAGTGTGTTACTTAGAAGTGTGAGTGATGTTATTATGtttctctacacacacacacacacacacacacacacaaacacacacacacacaggggcagtCGTGAGGTGTGTGATGACGGGTCGATACCAGGAGACGGTAAAGGAGCAGGAGGTCTGGACTCTGAATTTTTTGCTCATCTTAAAAGGAACTGGTTGTGGACGAATCACCTACTTTCTGTCAAACCggtaaataatacaaaacacaggtgaacatggacagtgtgtgtttgtgtgcttttggCATTTTGGGCACATGtatcagttgtttgtttgttttctttttttaagagcTCAACCGGTTTGGAAGcgaaggaaaacaaaatcagactGAAGAGCTTGCTGAGTAAGAATGCTCTCAGGATTGCTCTTAAAGCTGGTGAGTCACTTTGAACATAATGAATTTCTGTGTCCAGTCGTAACAAAGCTTTCATAGCTCTGTGTGACAAGTCGACTTCTTGCTTTAATCCAGCATTAACAATCCCTAAAACAGATGAATGGATACGGGTACAACACTGTATTAGAGTCTCATTGATGCTGTCATTATGCAGCTATTTTAATTTCAATCTTGTGTTGCGGCACACTCTTGTGTTGGCtttgaggagagagaagagccATTAGAGCcgcactgtcactgtcactgttatcTTACTCATCAATGACATAGTTTTTATACGTCTATTTAACAGGAGGAATGACTACACCTCGATATGTGACCACCAAGCGACCACTGCTGTTAGAAAATGTAGAGGTATAAGGTtctatcattttttatttcattattttattattataattttgttttatttatcgGTACATCGCTTGTAATAAACAGTTTTGTCTGctttaactgcagctgtgtcGGCTCCAGCAAGTACAATTTCTTGTTCCGATATTTACCTAATTAGAAAATGACAATAACaatgttaaaggagctatttacaCTGAAgatgtcattttcaaaacaattaACCATCTGTTTCAATCCATTATGAGTCTGTTATGATCAATGTCACTCAGCAGTGAGCACGGTTGGTTGCCCCGAATGTTATAAGAATTTGCTCACATGCCCTGTCTCAAAAAGTGTTAGTAGTGGAGAGTAATAGACTTGCACttatttttaaacaatgttGGGTTAGTGAGGTTTTGTTTACCCCTGCAGATGAGAACAAAGAGCAGAGGCTTCAAACAATGTTTCTCGTACTTGTGTCTTCGTAACCAGGTGGATATAGAGCCTGCTAGCAGAAACCAGAGGGTGGTCggtggaaagagacagaagaggaagagaagcaaGAAGGAGGTTGTCAAGGTCCCAcgcaagaagaagaaaggtgCAGGACACCTAAACATGAAAGTAAACGCATGTGTCTGATGGACTGGAAAAAGGAAAGCTGACagtctgtgtgcgtgtttgttgttttgcctTAAAGAGCCAAAGAAGCGCACCCCTGCCCACGACGAGGCGGACCACCGAGCTTTGAAAATGATGACCAGACAACGAGTCTACTGGTCTGTGCAGGAAGACTCACTGATGATGCTCTGCAGCGTGGCCTCACACCTGCTCAACAGCAaggtacacgcacacacacgcacacgcacacacacacacacacacacacacacacacacacacttaaaaaacaCAGGTGAGTACATTTAGCATAGACATCTTTGGATTagttgggttttattttttatgattcattatatgtttttttagtCTAAGGTCAGTAATGTAACATTACAATAAACTCTTTGTCTTAcctaattataaatataattatatatataattaggTCTCTTCTTGTGTTACTACTATTTATCCTTTATTTAGCTGTTGCAAAGGAAACATAGAGTATATTGTTGATGTGTTGCAGTTGAAAAGGCCCTTCATACCTCACTGTGGTGTGAGAGACCTGCTCCACGCAGAGTTTGAGATGTCGATGGATAAAACATCGGTTGCTGTCGGACGTCGCTCGCGATACATCCTCAAAAATCCTCAGACGCTTCTGAACTACAGGTGGCTACAGATTCAGACACGCTTTAAAACACTTTTAAGCACTTCCTGAAGTGTCACTCATCCAAAGTTGTGCGCCGCAGGATCTGTCTGGCTGAGGTGTACCAGGACAAATCTCTGATGAAACTGTTGGAGGAGAAGAAACCTGGTGATCCTGATAAACCAGAGgtgggtttttcttttgttgttgttgctgttttgttacTGACTTTATGACTTCACAGTTGAATATTTCCGTCTGTGTTGTTTTAGGATTGCGCAGAAGCTTTCTCAGAGTACGCCAGGCTTCTCAGGCAGAAGTTCAGCACTGTCATGAGCACTCGTGATATGACCATGCCTGACACGAAACAGCAGCTCTTCTCGCGGTAAGAAAAGGAGGAGGTTGGATGTGCCGGCTTCAGACACGTAGCTGAGTGTAGCGTGTAATGTAACagtgtgctgtatgtgtgtgttacaggttTAAGGTTTCCACAATAGACAATGGAAAGTGGGTTTCAAGCAAAGATGCTCTCAACAGGTAACgattcagtttgattttttgttttatttctgttgaatGTATTTGGATTCTTATGGTGGCAGTTAAttgtatgtgtgcgtttgtcCATTGCAGCACAGACGACATTCACGCCATAGTGTTGCATAACTTGATCCAGAGCACTCTGGCCATGACCAACTGTCAGATGAAGTCGTCCAGATCCTTTCAGGTAACTTCCGTTTCATTCCTCTGTTCACAAAGTTTATCAATACAGCattcaacaataaaacagacCACCGTGAAAAATTACGAGCTGCTTTTTTAAAGCTGCccttttcatctctcctctccttctacactcgcaaacacaaaacactcgCAGACTTATGattgctctgtctctgctcttaGACCTTCCACATGTACAGTAGGTACAACCAGGAGCTGCTGTGCCAAGTCTTCATACAATGCAGGAAGAGAGGTCTGGTTAACCGCCGTCGTGTCAATCAGCCATTTGGGCCAAAGAAGAACCGAGCGCTTCCCATCCTGCCCATGTCCTACCAGCTGTCCCAGTCCTACTACAGGTCATTACTCATAATTACTTCCATCACTGAAGCTTGCAAAACCCCACTGTTCTATCATGtatcatttgatttgatttgatcatAAGGGACCATGTGAAGATAGATGCTGCCGTTTGATGTGTTGCGCCAGAGTTAGTTTTTCATCTGTGGTTTATTGACAGGAAATGATCATGAATTCAGTTTTTAGTTCAACTAATGCAGTCTAAGAAATGTGTTTCTCTTATTTATCTTATCGACATTGatataaaaatagaatagaaactcTTTCTATTATTCTATTAAACAATAGTATCATGCAGTACAATTCCACCAcagactgcagcctccaaaatgatcaaacagtttcaacaaaaacagaaagttgtAACCTTcctgaaggaggatttattacaggactGTTGTACTAAACTGTGCATATTGAATGTATAGTGTACGGTCAGTTACTGATGAACTACGGCTTATGGAAGAGCAATTAAatttaggttttattttgattttaagcATCTTATACAGTGCAATACCATCTCAATACAATTTCACCTcagttttgctttgtcattttcCAGCTGCCTTCATATTTTCCCAGCTGTAAAGACgaacaaaaaatttaaaagaaattgaATACCTTAAGTCACACGAGGAAAACAAAAGGTCAGGATTAGAGTGTCTGATTATTAGAGAGTGTAAGTGGTTTAACAGGCATCTAATCAGTGAATAACCTTATTGTATTAACATGTGGgatttaaaagcagttttaGAAACTCTTTTAGGAAGGTGGTGTTTTAAATGGTAGTTTCTGTAGCAGACGTATGAAATCAGAATAATAtgatgaaaactaaaaactttAAGGAAATTGTTGCCATTTCTTTCTGGTATTTTCAAACTCTTTTTTCACCTCTGTACATTTCTTTTCTAACACATGTTCAAACCTCACAGTTGAAttatatcaatcaatcaaaattaCTCTCCCGCTGTTTCCcatacagatgtttttcatGGCGTTTTCCTCACTCGCTGTGCACCGATTCCTTCCGCTTCTTGAGGAATATCATTAACAACGGGACAAGAGACGACAGACCTCTTACTGTGTTTCACCATGAAACTGAAAACAGGTCAGAGAACAGTAATGGAGGgttggagagaaaaacagggtctaaaagaaaagaaaaacaaagcggAGGAAAGGCTGAAGGCAGACCAGAGAGTCAACCTGAGGTACAACCAAATACTGAGTCTACAAAGGAAGGAGAGAACGACCAAAGACAAGTGAAAGGAGACGAAAAGCTGATGGATGTAGACATGAACAATGAGGTGATGaacaaaacagatgaacagTTAAACGCAGGAGATTGCCTCACAGCCTCCTCTGCTGAAGATCCGTCCAGCAGGGAGCAGACAGACGATCATCTGCCCAAAGAAGAGCCATCAGTAGAGGCTGCAGCTTCGAACACAGCACCCAAAGTCCCAGAGGATCCTCCGGATgtgtctgacatgctgcagtTCTCTCTGGACTCTTCAGGTGGCGCCTGTGTGATCAGTCTCAGCCTGATGTCTCTGGGGCTGCTGAGTGTGTACGTGTCCATACCCAAacagatggtggtggtggacaGCAACCTGGTGGACAACGATGTGGTCAAGAGGTGAGACACTGTTCATGTTATTAGTTCTTCATTCATGACATggctttattattttattaaaatatgccTACAATAACTTctaatcaagttttttttttatatactaCACCTACAAAAAACATACTCGCCGTTGTACTCTCTGTAGTGGAATTAGTGTTGCATGTTTTGTGCACCACATAAGAACTTTTttactaatattattattattatttttgctgtaaCAATCAACAATCATTATATAAagctgttcctggtctctcTTGCTTCCCTCTCTTGACTTTGATCTTACCCAgtaaagtgctttgagataATGTGTATTGGTTATGTtatttggcgctatacaaatacaATTGAATTAAACCGGAACtgttatcaattaatcaacagCTTGACTGACAGAAAGTTAATCAGTTGATTTAT contains:
- the LOC130166796 gene encoding general transcription factor 3C polypeptide 1-like isoform X2, which encodes MDPWSAVADEVALEGLDGITIPTLWIRLEDRLPRFPLKFDDCTKELIWRSLISNTDLKFYELPEERGDVVLTDRFKENDPEAGTETAQKFPEKKKDVYPVHIILENKDGIQGSCAFFIDRIDITKHVRSKSLTALVKLEEALERYGRKLVVVASQSLRFRTVIGSESDPDLKLNDDSYCVLERVGRARWQGELQSDLHGSSFKTDARKLHYMRKSLVKHGLISMQSHVTRVKSGQQQHSILLLLKRFHINRRSKYDILMEYVSNVLQQLPGQFATLITFKEQLNMSDSTFKRVCQYMRTSKLVEFCQYPLEDLDPSAGPCTTKKGNKVLVRCLRLLKPYSRKGVTDDDDDDEDEEDDSGARRGAFPQEPRIMEKDVLSQAYHIVLSSGTKGIPKTGIGYKMNVGKLESRMLCRRLEREGLIKGFMEDEGRQRTTKYISHKSVGVSDQLQLFAKEQERKKLLYSSAPRASHAAPATPETPSSSKSTASKKIRKAGGEGDKGAMEGGQTCSDEGLDGGRGKVRGKSGARGKTTGRKGSETQTDQVQPTPGETSACSESNTSVAPDVLNTEQAATEEGEQSNLTPASSLPQSAASPSHPADNNIVVVKDVCEGQSPSPKKPRKSLERSHETYRLLKRKNLIVEAVRNFKIIEGLFPLQKMINDEEKQDGVSSKCCKKTILRLVHGLSREGLLKIYTTTVIQDGITKKVEMVVHPSIQPNDDIVHRVIEQVRFKISSSYSAVRLQHAEEKLREQESESEEASTGSNSKADKRRAILKNEEFKPTTVRGLGKTFGFQPKMHRLRVVHNFLWYLMYGHPLRHNSTSSDSTGETPANLCSSDPEAKHQDKHEKQDLKDTQNSTNTDRQTQLPKKAAASSEKPQIADSAVSKLDETSGDEEEEQTDESPPGRSQSDLKVYTDEESWKKFIPPVRAHKEFSGGWAMVGDLLLCLPLSIFIQVIQINYKVDGLEEYLNDPVKQHHLVRSLPARMRRQLLYKRKYLFSFHENLQKLVYMGLLQFGPLEKFKEKDQVFVYLKRHATIVDTTNAEPHYWLVTELSDKPFERRQYTFNTHEDVENYWFDLMCVCLNTPLGVIRSKRNVIDDDSAPSFVQDRNVFVGMANLLKGSREVCDDGSIPGDGKGAGGLDSEFFAHLKRNWLWTNHLLSVKPSSTGLEAKENKIRLKSLLSKNALRIALKAGGMTTPRYVTTKRPLLLENVEVDIEPASRNQRVVGGKRQKRKRSKKEVVKVPRKKKKEPKKRTPAHDEADHRALKMMTRQRVYWSVQEDSLMMLCSVASHLLNSKLKRPFIPHCGVRDLLHAEFEMSMDKTSVAVGRRSRYILKNPQTLLNYRICLAEVYQDKSLMKLLEEKKPGDPDKPEDCAEAFSEYARLLRQKFSTVMSTRDMTMPDTKQQLFSRFKVSTIDNGKWVSSKDALNSTDDIHAIVLHNLIQSTLAMTNCQMKSSRSFQTFHMYSRYNQELLCQVFIQCRKRGLVNRRRVNQPFGPKKNRALPILPMSYQLSQSYYRCFSWRFPHSLCTDSFRFLRNIINNGTRDDRPLTVFHHETENRSENSNGGLERKTGSKRKEKQSGGKAEGRPESQPEVQPNTESTKEGENDQRQVKGDEKLMDVDMNNEVMNKTDEQLNAGDCLTASSAEDPSSREQTDDHLPKEEPSVEAAASNTAPKVPEDPPDVSDMLQFSLDSSGGACVISLSLMSLGLLSVYVSIPKQMVVVDSNLVDNDVVKSMAALEEEDDDDYDGEECEGRKKLEVKAHQASHTNYLMMRGYCCPGIVKLRNLNTNDNIVVESCIMKLQLRSTPAHNMFTMENCPPLDLTKCGPSLLPPILTYTVCSPSSSSSHSVEECDRLLIQQRGYTPQDIEAWAQLRRSLYEAGQNGLDVHDLYQAHTHLEEPRSGRTRSLQQYMKELQEEGQVVKAGGLGVRWVLTQHAEPWLLTVNTKQWSQSRFTSDKLPFLENEHHIPFMRKRSRLEGQHAAEEPPAKKPAVDRQESEDKEEVEGGSSDLTREKLNEEAQLEKQKESADVGSGDKQLDSKEEEGGKQTHHEVEAKEGAGREKMETEEGQEEEREQRVRKDRIHAERDEDACSPLNVDENVSFISRPWRMVDGTLNRQVCKGMLEATLYHIMSRPGLTLQTLVEHYKDVLQPMAVLDLMQALIDMGCVTKKTLVKGPKPSLFTRSVHQTRKETDVKIEEPDTVFYEPTISCCLRLSQVLPNERHWNYCIP